A single window of Halomicrobium zhouii DNA harbors:
- the endA gene encoding tRNA-intron lyase, producing the protein MNATLAGDVVRAGKQARERFYDARGYGRPVDGGALELAPVEAAHLLYRGDLDDVDGMDVGEFLASAAVSEVAFFVYKDLRDRGFYLSRPAPTDGRGRQQVSGEERPANREAGDDRPVDFEVYPRGKGPWDDEVAYRVCVVSERESVAAESLGDCVLAVVDEESEITYLETGRPEVSGTSASEIPPVEGSLLADRVLCWDPPAELYERGFYGQRLDDQDDGDGAVQLSLVEAAHLAREGVLSVDGGADAVRERGRDVEGDRFDRRLRVYERLRADGMVPKTGFKFGADFRTYADVESVDDLGHSELLVRVLPADHVFEPRDLALDVRLAHGVRKTMVFALVDEEDVSWVDVERLTP; encoded by the coding sequence ATGAACGCGACGCTCGCGGGGGACGTGGTCCGGGCCGGCAAGCAGGCCCGGGAGCGGTTCTACGACGCCCGCGGCTACGGCCGGCCGGTCGACGGCGGCGCCCTCGAACTCGCCCCCGTCGAGGCGGCCCACCTGCTGTACCGGGGGGACCTCGACGACGTCGACGGGATGGACGTCGGGGAGTTCCTGGCCTCCGCCGCCGTCTCCGAGGTGGCCTTCTTCGTCTACAAGGACCTGCGGGACCGGGGATTCTACCTGTCGAGGCCGGCGCCGACCGACGGGAGGGGCCGGCAACAGGTGAGCGGGGAGGAACGACCCGCGAACCGCGAGGCCGGCGACGACCGCCCGGTCGATTTCGAGGTGTACCCGCGCGGGAAGGGGCCGTGGGACGACGAGGTGGCCTACCGCGTCTGCGTCGTCAGCGAGCGCGAGTCGGTCGCCGCGGAGTCGCTCGGTGACTGCGTCCTCGCCGTCGTCGACGAGGAGAGCGAGATAACGTACCTGGAGACCGGTCGTCCCGAGGTGTCGGGGACCAGCGCGAGCGAGATTCCGCCGGTGGAGGGCAGCCTGCTCGCCGACCGCGTGCTGTGCTGGGATCCGCCCGCCGAACTGTACGAACGCGGGTTCTACGGCCAGCGGCTGGACGACCAGGACGACGGCGACGGCGCGGTCCAGCTATCGCTCGTGGAGGCCGCACACCTCGCACGTGAGGGCGTCCTCTCGGTCGACGGCGGCGCCGACGCGGTCCGCGAGCGCGGCCGCGACGTCGAGGGCGACCGGTTCGACCGCCGCCTGCGCGTGTACGAGCGCCTGCGCGCCGACGGGATGGTCCCCAAGACCGGCTTCAAGTTCGGCGCCGACTTCCGGACCTACGCCGACGTCGAGTCCGTCGACGATCTGGGCCACTCGGAACTGCTGGTCCGGGTGCTGCCCGCCGACCACGTCTTCGAACCGCGCGACCTGGCGCTGGACGTCCGACTCGCCCACGGCGTCCGGAAGACGATGGTGTTCGCGCTGGTCGACGAGGAAGACGTGTCGTGGGTCGACGTCGAGCGACTGACGCCGTAG
- a CDS encoding PDDEXK family nuclease encodes MHDGIRVMAGDCTTVFEGPREREQRGDVLVVVKPDNTVLVHDVDGYQPVAWLTRADSVAIEDGAVTARDGDELLRVVTHEEHGSARYPASSAGVPVGDCPDCTGTLVRSSGGVTCSGCDARYGLPSDATVTGSRCDECGLPTLRAERGRAFEVCLDRDCESLDERVKAAFDREWDCPACDGDLRVLRTGGLLVGCEHYPDCDTGFSLPAGVVVGECDCGLPVFETASGRRCLDAACEGETASAADA; translated from the coding sequence ATGCACGACGGAATCCGCGTGATGGCCGGCGACTGTACGACCGTCTTCGAGGGACCCCGCGAGCGCGAGCAACGCGGCGACGTGCTCGTAGTCGTCAAACCGGACAACACCGTCCTGGTCCACGACGTCGACGGGTACCAGCCCGTGGCGTGGCTCACACGGGCCGACAGCGTCGCCATCGAGGACGGCGCCGTCACCGCCCGTGACGGCGACGAACTGCTCCGGGTCGTCACCCACGAGGAACACGGGAGCGCGCGCTATCCCGCCTCCAGCGCGGGCGTCCCGGTCGGCGACTGTCCCGACTGTACCGGCACGCTCGTCCGCTCGAGCGGCGGCGTCACCTGTTCCGGCTGTGACGCCCGGTACGGGCTCCCCTCGGACGCCACCGTCACCGGCAGTCGCTGTGACGAGTGCGGACTCCCGACGCTCCGGGCCGAGCGCGGGCGCGCCTTCGAGGTGTGTCTCGACCGGGACTGCGAGTCCCTCGACGAACGCGTCAAGGCGGCCTTCGACCGGGAGTGGGACTGCCCTGCCTGCGACGGCGACCTCCGGGTCCTCCGGACGGGCGGCCTGCTGGTCGGCTGTGAGCACTACCCCGACTGCGACACCGGCTTCTCGCTCCCCGCCGGCGTCGTCGTCGGGGAGTGCGACTGCGGCCTCCCCGTGTTCGAGACGGCCAGCGGGCGGCGCTGTCTGGACGCGGCCTGCGAGGGCGAGACGGCCTCCGCGGCCGACGCCTAA
- a CDS encoding DUF1102 domain-containing protein — MQRRKFVIGVGSLAAGSAAAMGTGAFTSVTASRDVDVEVASDASAYLRLEGAGGPNAPYVTDDGSSGTLGITLDPSNSTAAGGEGVNPDALTRIDDLFVVENQGTQSVDVSIAKSGDNSGLVCFFANDAQGASDPYDESNGSTARIDGSGNDVTLDPGESVYVSLQVDTRGEGVGDGDELLDTVVVEAVA; from the coding sequence ATGCAACGACGCAAATTCGTGATAGGTGTGGGATCGCTCGCCGCCGGCTCGGCGGCTGCAATGGGGACTGGCGCGTTCACGAGCGTGACGGCCAGTCGGGACGTCGACGTGGAAGTCGCCTCGGACGCCTCCGCGTACCTCCGGCTCGAGGGGGCCGGCGGGCCGAACGCTCCGTACGTCACCGACGACGGGAGTTCCGGCACGCTGGGCATCACCCTCGATCCGAGCAACAGCACCGCGGCCGGCGGTGAAGGCGTGAACCCGGACGCGCTCACGCGCATCGACGACCTGTTCGTCGTCGAGAACCAGGGGACCCAGTCGGTCGACGTCTCCATCGCCAAGTCCGGTGACAACAGCGGGCTGGTCTGCTTCTTCGCCAACGACGCCCAGGGCGCCAGCGATCCGTACGACGAGAGCAACGGATCGACGGCCCGGATCGACGGCTCCGGCAACGACGTGACGCTGGACCCCGGCGAGAGCGTCTACGTCAGCCTCCAGGTCGACACGCGCGGTGAGGGCGTCGGCGACGGCGACGAACTGCTCGACACCGTCGTCGTCGAGGCGGTGGCCTGA
- a CDS encoding tryptophan--tRNA ligase produces MTRDDSDRDDPGSEPVTDGGTEAAGADDVALDPWGSSTVSDYRKLFAEFGIEEFDEILEEVPNPHYLMRRGVIFGHRDYRPVAKAMREGEEFAALSGFMPTGDPHIGHKLVFDEIIWHQQQGGDAYALIADLEAHSARGLSWDEIDEHSRNYLLSLLALGFDPDEGELYRQSDNREVQDLAFELGAEANFSEMGAIYDFDGETDISHMQSVVTQMADILYPQLEEPKPTVIPVGPDQDPHMRLARDLASRMRFFGVTRAYAGFGLEDEERVILDDLYADLTDEPTDAGEDADPLRCEDAAEALRESRDRYESPGCDPATVDALAEKLENAGKEPLRPRTRFLDRNATEEAFEALIDAVEGEKRVYDEHVDSFELSREAAEELAREVELDHGGYGFLPPSSIYHRFMTGLTGGKMSSSIPASHISLLDDPEDGYDKVKSATTGGRATAEEQREKGGKADECPVYELYAYLLAGDDDEFAKEVYDECVGGERLCGGCKEQAAELMEAFLEDHQEKRAEWEEKIDELDIDLDSDRKRQ; encoded by the coding sequence ATGACACGTGACGACTCCGACCGGGACGACCCCGGGTCCGAACCCGTAACCGATGGAGGCACCGAGGCGGCGGGGGCCGACGACGTCGCGCTGGACCCGTGGGGCTCCTCGACGGTGTCGGACTACCGGAAGCTGTTCGCCGAGTTCGGCATCGAGGAGTTCGACGAGATACTCGAGGAGGTCCCGAACCCCCACTACCTGATGCGCCGCGGCGTCATCTTCGGCCACCGCGACTACCGCCCGGTCGCGAAGGCGATGCGCGAGGGCGAAGAGTTCGCCGCACTCTCCGGGTTCATGCCCACCGGCGACCCCCACATCGGCCACAAGCTGGTCTTCGACGAGATCATCTGGCACCAGCAGCAGGGTGGGGACGCCTACGCGCTGATCGCCGACCTGGAAGCCCACAGCGCCCGCGGCCTCAGCTGGGACGAGATCGACGAGCACTCGCGGAACTACCTGCTGAGCCTGCTCGCGCTCGGTTTCGACCCCGACGAGGGCGAGCTGTACCGCCAGTCCGACAACCGCGAGGTCCAGGACCTGGCGTTCGAACTCGGCGCCGAGGCGAACTTCTCCGAGATGGGCGCCATCTACGACTTCGACGGCGAGACCGACATCTCGCACATGCAGAGCGTCGTCACGCAGATGGCCGACATCCTCTATCCGCAACTCGAGGAACCCAAGCCGACGGTCATCCCGGTCGGCCCGGACCAGGACCCCCACATGCGTCTGGCCCGTGATCTGGCCTCGCGGATGCGGTTCTTCGGCGTCACGCGCGCCTACGCCGGCTTCGGGCTGGAGGACGAGGAGCGCGTGATCCTCGACGACCTCTACGCCGACCTCACGGACGAACCCACCGACGCAGGCGAGGACGCTGACCCCCTGCGCTGCGAGGACGCCGCCGAGGCGCTCCGAGAGTCCCGAGACCGGTACGAGTCGCCGGGCTGCGACCCCGCCACCGTCGACGCGCTCGCGGAGAAACTCGAAAACGCCGGGAAGGAACCGCTCCGGCCGCGGACCCGGTTCCTCGACCGTAACGCCACCGAAGAGGCGTTCGAGGCGCTCATCGACGCCGTCGAGGGCGAGAAGCGCGTCTACGACGAACACGTCGACTCCTTCGAACTTTCCCGCGAGGCGGCCGAAGAACTGGCCCGCGAGGTCGAACTCGACCACGGCGGCTACGGCTTCCTCCCGCCGTCGTCTATCTACCACCGGTTCATGACCGGATTGACTGGCGGGAAGATGTCCTCCTCGATTCCGGCCTCCCACATCAGCTTGCTCGACGACCCCGAAGACGGCTACGACAAGGTCAAGTCAGCGACGACGGGCGGCCGGGCCACCGCGGAGGAACAGCGCGAGAAGGGCGGGAAGGCCGACGAGTGCCCGGTGTACGAACTGTACGCCTACCTGCTGGCCGGCGACGACGACGAGTTCGCCAAGGAGGTGTACGACGAGTGCGTCGGCGGCGAGCGCCTCTGTGGTGGGTGCAAGGAGCAGGCGGCCGAACTGATGGAGGCGTTCCTCGAGGACCACCAGGAGAAGCGCGCGGAGTGGGAGGAAAAGATCGACGAGCTGGACATCGACCTCGACTCCGACCGCAAACGGCAGTGA
- a CDS encoding DUF7344 domain-containing protein, translating to MSKSVQPSGSIGIESGSEGVSHDQGFDLLSNHRRRYVLYYLHERDQRAELGELAEVVAAWENEVSLSEVSSADRKRVYTSLQQVHLPRMDDLGVVEFDDREGTVRLGPASDDLDVYMEVVTGADVPWSQFYLGLSVLNVALLAAAGADLAPLTAFPDIAWGAFATTTVLVASIVHTYYNRTEMRLGSTDRPAELDG from the coding sequence ATGAGTAAATCAGTACAGCCATCGGGTTCGATAGGGATCGAGAGCGGGTCTGAGGGCGTCTCGCACGACCAGGGGTTCGACCTGCTGAGTAACCATCGCAGACGATACGTCCTCTACTATCTCCACGAGCGCGACCAGCGCGCGGAGCTGGGTGAACTCGCCGAGGTCGTCGCCGCGTGGGAGAACGAGGTGAGCCTCAGCGAGGTTTCCTCGGCCGACCGGAAACGGGTGTACACCTCGCTCCAGCAGGTTCACCTGCCGCGCATGGACGACCTGGGGGTCGTCGAGTTCGACGACCGCGAGGGAACGGTCCGACTGGGGCCCGCGTCGGACGACCTCGACGTGTACATGGAGGTCGTCACCGGCGCCGACGTCCCCTGGAGCCAGTTCTACCTCGGGCTGAGCGTCCTCAACGTCGCACTGCTCGCGGCCGCGGGCGCGGACCTCGCCCCCCTGACGGCGTTCCCGGACATCGCCTGGGGCGCGTTCGCGACGACGACGGTCCTCGTCGCGTCCATCGTCCACACGTACTACAACCGCACCGAGATGCGGCTGGGGTCGACCGACCGGCCCGCCGAGCTAGACGGATGA
- a CDS encoding signal peptidase I has product MGGERGFGVAVEVAAVVLLGAMVAGQALGQPILLSYVTTGSMEPTLEPGDGFVAIPAAVAGPVETGDVVVFRAEQLHGGGLTTHRVVEETDRGYVTRGDANPFTDQDGDEPPVKDEQVVAVAWRPGGDVLVLPGLGTAVTGARSVLDTGQRHVAGALGTRAVLGPQGLAYLLFGTTVGYYLVSAWRADGAERERTRTRETPTDPRLYAAAFTALVVLAATAAMVVPAGPQQFGVVSAESDSPGPRVVEQGTSESVDYPVGNGGFVPVVAYFDSRSDRATVEPTSVAVPARQSRSVSVTLSAPPATGYYRHYLVEHRYLAVLPRPLIDALYGVHPWLPILAIDALLAGPFYLLNRRLLGTGRVRSRSRGRDPVRSTLLGLER; this is encoded by the coding sequence ATGGGTGGTGAACGGGGGTTCGGGGTCGCCGTAGAGGTCGCTGCCGTCGTCCTGCTCGGCGCGATGGTCGCCGGGCAGGCGCTCGGCCAGCCGATACTGTTGAGTTACGTCACGACCGGGAGCATGGAGCCGACGCTGGAACCTGGTGACGGGTTCGTCGCCATCCCGGCGGCCGTCGCCGGGCCAGTCGAGACGGGCGACGTGGTGGTGTTCCGTGCCGAACAGCTGCACGGCGGCGGGCTCACGACCCACCGCGTCGTCGAGGAGACAGACCGGGGCTACGTGACGAGGGGTGACGCGAACCCCTTCACCGACCAGGACGGCGACGAGCCACCGGTGAAGGACGAACAGGTCGTCGCGGTCGCCTGGCGGCCGGGCGGCGACGTGCTCGTCCTGCCGGGACTGGGAACCGCGGTCACCGGGGCGCGCTCGGTCCTTGACACCGGCCAGCGCCACGTCGCCGGGGCGCTGGGGACCCGCGCGGTGCTCGGGCCGCAGGGACTGGCCTACCTCCTCTTCGGGACGACGGTCGGGTACTACCTCGTGAGCGCCTGGCGGGCCGACGGCGCCGAGCGCGAGCGCACTCGCACGCGCGAGACGCCGACGGACCCCCGGCTCTACGCCGCGGCCTTCACCGCGCTGGTGGTCCTGGCGGCGACGGCCGCGATGGTCGTTCCCGCCGGCCCCCAGCAGTTCGGCGTCGTCAGCGCCGAGTCCGACTCGCCGGGCCCGCGCGTCGTCGAACAGGGGACCAGCGAGTCCGTCGACTATCCGGTCGGCAACGGCGGGTTCGTCCCCGTCGTCGCGTACTTCGACTCGCGGAGCGACCGGGCGACCGTCGAACCGACGTCGGTCGCCGTCCCCGCGCGCCAGTCCCGGAGCGTGTCGGTGACTCTCTCCGCGCCGCCGGCGACGGGCTACTACCGCCACTACCTCGTCGAACACCGCTACCTCGCGGTGCTCCCCCGACCACTCATCGACGCGCTCTACGGGGTCCATCCCTGGCTCCCGATACTGGCGATCGACGCGCTGCTGGCCGGGCCGTTCTACCTGCTGAACAGGCGGCTGCTCGGCACCGGACGCGTTCGGTCCCGGTCGCGCGGCCGTGACCCGGTGCGAAGCACGCTGCTGGGGCTGGAACGATGA
- a CDS encoding DUF5305 domain-containing protein, with protein sequence MTGSDDAATAPRLDPTERRLRRFRILVDDNLALVVTVLVLVALLGGYVTYATHVAPGTTTETREVSDWESSGEFSHRATVVNGTDAFERGAVLRNRSVYFQRVAPTLDGRFAYEYAASDGGSLTVTVETVAVIRSVSAFEGDRRAEHWRVEEPLNRDRVDSVAPGERVTVPFSVNVSAVSERARRIERQLGASPGQTEVTVTSRVTVSGTRNGQSVEETRRYHLPIEPGVGVYHVEEPDPDALTDDGGTPEQVSVQRSYGPVRELGAPLLFVAGVGGLAAIAVGRRRDALAVSQTDRERLAAAATREQFDDWITRARVPATARVDPPVPVDSLEGLVDVAIDTDARVVEDRDRGEFVVLGDAVTYVYRPANPRIGGVGTTDLDPLSYSDESPSSGGLTSAEVTTDVRENGETTAPSGNGTEHSSSGTGATPDEPESGAPANPAPDDGVSEGPIAGEYGTGPPTDLIPADRATGAEVDPSPDTDAPNTDAPDTDALDTDAPDTDAPNTDAPDTDASDTDAPDPSPDDSPSAQSADGAASDRSTAAADGTLETVPVPSLAVDDHPAIYHENDGADADGWPDDRNLARRSPSDD encoded by the coding sequence ATGACGGGGAGCGACGACGCCGCGACGGCGCCGCGCCTGGACCCGACGGAGCGCCGACTCCGCCGATTCAGGATACTCGTCGACGACAACCTCGCACTCGTGGTGACCGTGCTCGTTCTCGTCGCACTCCTGGGGGGCTACGTCACGTACGCGACCCACGTCGCGCCAGGGACGACGACGGAGACCCGCGAGGTTTCGGACTGGGAGTCCTCGGGCGAGTTCTCCCACCGGGCGACCGTCGTCAACGGCACCGACGCCTTCGAGCGCGGGGCCGTCCTCCGGAACCGGTCGGTGTACTTCCAGCGGGTCGCGCCGACGCTCGACGGCCGGTTCGCCTACGAGTACGCGGCCAGCGACGGCGGGTCACTGACGGTGACCGTCGAGACGGTGGCCGTCATCCGCTCCGTGTCGGCGTTCGAGGGGGACCGGAGGGCCGAGCACTGGCGCGTCGAAGAGCCACTGAACCGCGACCGGGTCGACTCGGTCGCGCCGGGCGAGCGCGTCACCGTCCCGTTCTCGGTCAACGTCTCCGCCGTCTCCGAGCGGGCCCGCCGGATCGAACGCCAGCTGGGCGCCAGCCCGGGCCAGACGGAGGTCACCGTCACCTCGCGCGTGACGGTCTCGGGCACCCGCAACGGCCAGTCCGTCGAGGAGACGCGGCGCTACCACCTCCCCATCGAACCCGGCGTCGGCGTCTACCACGTCGAGGAGCCGGATCCGGACGCGCTCACCGACGACGGGGGGACGCCCGAGCAGGTCTCGGTCCAGCGATCCTACGGGCCGGTCCGTGAACTCGGTGCGCCGCTGCTGTTCGTGGCCGGCGTCGGTGGACTCGCTGCCATCGCCGTCGGCCGGCGCCGCGACGCGCTCGCGGTGAGCCAGACAGACCGTGAGCGCCTGGCCGCCGCGGCGACCCGGGAGCAGTTCGACGACTGGATCACGCGCGCACGCGTCCCGGCCACTGCCCGCGTGGACCCACCGGTTCCGGTCGACTCGCTCGAAGGGCTCGTCGACGTTGCCATCGACACGGACGCGCGCGTCGTCGAGGACCGGGACCGGGGCGAGTTCGTCGTCCTCGGCGACGCCGTCACGTACGTCTATCGGCCGGCGAACCCGCGAATCGGTGGCGTCGGCACAACTGATCTCGACCCTCTCTCGTATTCGGACGAGTCGCCGTCGTCAGGCGGCCTCACCAGCGCCGAGGTGACGACGGACGTTCGCGAGAACGGTGAGACGACGGCTCCGTCGGGGAACGGAACCGAGCACTCCTCGTCGGGGACTGGAGCGACCCCGGACGAACCTGAAAGCGGTGCTCCGGCGAACCCCGCTCCGGACGACGGGGTGTCCGAGGGACCGATAGCCGGCGAGTACGGAACTGGTCCGCCGACGGACCTGATACCGGCGGACCGGGCGACTGGCGCGGAGGTAGATCCGTCGCCGGACACAGACGCGCCGAACACTGATGCGCCGGACACCGACGCGCTGGACACCGATGCGCCGGACACCGACGCGCCGAACACTGATGCGCCGGACACCGATGCGTCGGACACAGACGCGCCGGACCCGTCCCCCGACGATTCGCCGTCTGCACAGTCCGCCGATGGGGCGGCGTCGGACCGGTCGACGGCGGCGGCCGACGGCACCCTCGAGACGGTGCCGGTCCCGAGCCTGGCCGTCGACGACCACCCGGCGATCTATCACGAGAACGACGGCGCGGACGCCGACGGGTGGCCCGACGACCGGAACCTCGCCAGGCGGTCGCCGTCGGACGACTGA